The following coding sequences are from one Mycolicibacterium aichiense window:
- a CDS encoding FHA domain-containing protein FhaB/FipA: MQGLVLQLTRAGFLLLLWLFIWSVLRVLRNDIYAPTGAVMVRRGLALRGALLPSRQQRHAARYLVVTEGALAGTRITLGTQPVLIGRADDSTLVLTDDYSSTRHARLSPRGADWYVEDLGSTNGTYLDRAKVTTAVRVPVGTPVHIGKTVIELRP; this comes from the coding sequence ATGCAGGGGTTAGTTCTGCAGCTGACGCGCGCCGGCTTCCTGCTGTTGCTGTGGCTGTTCATCTGGTCTGTGCTGCGCGTCCTGCGCAACGACATCTACGCGCCGACCGGCGCCGTGATGGTCCGCCGCGGCCTCGCGCTGCGCGGCGCGCTCCTGCCGTCCCGTCAGCAACGGCACGCCGCCCGCTACCTGGTGGTCACCGAGGGAGCACTGGCCGGCACCCGGATCACCCTGGGCACCCAGCCGGTGCTGATCGGCCGCGCCGACGACTCCACGCTGGTGCTGACCGACGACTACTCGTCGACCCGGCACGCCCGGCTGTCGCCGCGCGGTGCCGACTGGTACGTAGAAGACCTAGGATCGACCAACGGCACATACCTCGACAGGGCGAAGGTGACGACGGCAGTACGCGTTCCGGTTGGCACGCCGGTACACATCGGCAAGACGGTGATCGAGTTGCGCCCGTGA
- a CDS encoding FtsW/RodA/SpoVE family cell cycle protein has protein sequence MSTQPQAPVALAPATPTRRNAELVLLCFATFITVVALLIVEANQEQGISWDLASSTLAFLTLFVCAHLAIRRFAPYADPVLLPVVALLNGLGLVMIHRLDLIGGAIAPQRGPSEEQQMLWTLVGVLGFSLVVVFLKDHRILARYGYTCGLVGLVLLAIPALLPSHFSETNGAKIWIRLPGFSIQPAEFSKILLLIFFAAVLVAKRDLFTSAGKHFLGTDVPRPRDLAPLLVAWIVSVGVMVFEKDLGTSLLLYASFLVMVYIATERFSWVVIGLTLFAAGSVVAYYLFGHVRVRVQTWLDPFGDPEGTGYQMVQSQFSFATGGIFGTGLGNGQPGTVPAASTDFIIAAIGEELGLVGLAGVLMLYAIVIVRGLRTAIAVRDSFGKLLAAGLASTLAIQLFIVVGGVTGLIPLTGLTTPWMSYGGSSLVANYLLLAILVKISHAARRPIITNPHAPIASSSTEVIERV, from the coding sequence ATGAGTACCCAACCGCAGGCACCCGTCGCGCTGGCGCCGGCGACCCCGACCCGCCGCAATGCCGAACTGGTGTTGCTGTGCTTCGCCACCTTCATCACCGTGGTGGCACTGCTCATCGTCGAGGCCAACCAGGAGCAGGGCATCAGTTGGGACCTGGCGAGTTCGACGCTGGCGTTCCTCACCCTGTTCGTGTGCGCGCACCTGGCCATCCGGCGGTTCGCGCCCTACGCCGATCCGGTCCTGCTGCCAGTTGTCGCTCTGCTCAACGGACTTGGCCTGGTGATGATCCACCGCCTCGACCTGATCGGCGGCGCCATCGCCCCGCAACGCGGACCAAGCGAAGAACAGCAGATGCTGTGGACGCTGGTCGGCGTGCTCGGTTTCTCGCTGGTGGTCGTCTTCCTCAAGGACCATCGCATCCTGGCCCGCTACGGCTATACCTGCGGTCTGGTCGGCCTCGTGCTGCTGGCGATCCCGGCGCTGCTGCCCAGTCACTTCTCCGAGACCAACGGTGCGAAGATCTGGATTCGGCTCCCCGGCTTCAGTATTCAGCCCGCCGAGTTCTCCAAGATACTGCTGCTGATCTTCTTCGCCGCGGTGCTGGTGGCCAAGCGCGACCTGTTCACCAGCGCCGGTAAGCACTTCCTCGGCACCGACGTGCCCCGACCCCGCGACCTGGCCCCACTGCTGGTGGCCTGGATCGTCTCGGTCGGCGTCATGGTCTTCGAAAAGGATTTGGGCACTTCACTTCTGCTGTACGCCTCGTTCCTGGTGATGGTCTACATCGCCACCGAGCGGTTCAGCTGGGTGGTCATCGGCCTGACGCTGTTCGCCGCAGGCAGCGTGGTGGCCTACTACTTGTTCGGCCATGTCCGCGTGCGGGTCCAGACCTGGCTGGATCCGTTCGGCGACCCTGAGGGCACCGGCTATCAAATGGTGCAGTCGCAGTTCAGCTTTGCCACCGGCGGCATCTTCGGCACCGGGTTGGGCAACGGCCAACCGGGCACCGTGCCCGCCGCGTCGACGGACTTCATCATCGCCGCGATCGGAGAAGAGCTGGGCCTGGTCGGCTTGGCCGGGGTACTGATGCTCTACGCGATCGTGATCGTGCGCGGGCTGCGCACGGCCATCGCCGTGCGCGACAGCTTCGGCAAGCTGCTGGCCGCCGGGCTGGCCTCGACACTGGCGATCCAGTTGTTCATCGTCGTCGGGGGTGTCACCGGCTTGATCCCGCTGACCGGCCTGACCACGCCGTGGATGTCCTACGGCGGCTCGTCCCTGGTGGCCAACTATCTGCTGCTGGCGATCCTGGTGAAGATCTCGCACGCCGCCCGGCGACCGATCATCACCAATCCGCATGCGCCGATCGCGTCGTCGAGCACCGAGGTGATCGAGCGCGTATGA
- a CDS encoding DUF3662 and FHA domain-containing protein — translation MSNQRGLVQRIERKLENTVGDAFARVFGGSIVPAEVEAALRREASAGVQTLPHDRFLAPNEYVITLSPADFEKVSADRDLTTDTFAKHLGGYIRDQGWQTYGDLVVRFEQSPNLHTGQYRARGVVNPDADPHPSLATTAPPESNQAYTAEPGVPAMSNDPSYRGDQGQGRPGDDYYDERYPRPQDEQRGAPEQRGPYPPEQGGYGPPPNEGYGQRPGYPEQGGYGGGQGYGQAPEQRPPAGGYGGQGYDQGQGYDQGYRQGPPPGYGAPSYGPPQGGGYAPQGPPSSDYDYGRGPGRHEDAGYGRPEPRPAYPDQGGYEQQGYGQPAGGYGRQDYGQPDYGQPAGRGYEQGGYAEPAGRDYDYGQPAGGGYGGYAQPPAQGEYPSAGHAVTLQLDDGSGRTYQLREGANVIGRGQDAQFRLPDTGVSRRHLEIRWDGQVALLSDLNSTNGTTVNNAPVQEWQLADGDVIRLGHSEIIVRVH, via the coding sequence CGGGAAGCCTCTGCAGGTGTGCAAACCCTTCCCCATGACCGTTTTTTGGCCCCCAACGAGTACGTCATTACGCTCAGTCCAGCTGACTTCGAGAAGGTCAGCGCCGATCGCGATCTCACCACGGACACTTTTGCCAAACACTTGGGCGGCTACATCCGTGATCAGGGATGGCAAACGTATGGTGATCTGGTCGTCAGGTTCGAGCAGTCGCCGAATCTGCACACCGGCCAGTACCGTGCGCGCGGCGTCGTCAACCCGGACGCCGACCCCCACCCGTCCCTCGCCACAACCGCCCCGCCAGAATCGAACCAGGCGTACACCGCAGAACCAGGAGTACCAGCGATGAGCAACGACCCCAGCTACCGAGGCGACCAGGGTCAGGGGCGGCCCGGCGACGACTACTACGACGAGCGCTATCCGCGCCCGCAGGACGAGCAGCGCGGCGCCCCCGAGCAGCGTGGCCCCTATCCGCCCGAACAAGGTGGCTACGGCCCCCCGCCCAACGAGGGCTACGGCCAGCGGCCGGGCTACCCCGAGCAGGGTGGATATGGCGGCGGCCAGGGCTACGGCCAGGCCCCCGAGCAGCGTCCCCCGGCCGGCGGCTACGGCGGCCAGGGCTACGACCAGGGCCAGGGCTATGACCAGGGCTATCGGCAGGGCCCGCCGCCGGGATACGGCGCACCCTCCTACGGTCCGCCGCAAGGCGGCGGCTACGCACCCCAGGGCCCACCGTCCAGCGACTATGACTACGGCCGCGGGCCGGGCCGGCACGAAGACGCCGGCTACGGCCGTCCCGAGCCTCGACCCGCTTACCCCGACCAGGGCGGCTATGAGCAGCAAGGCTACGGCCAGCCTGCCGGCGGCTACGGCCGCCAGGACTACGGCCAGCCCGACTACGGTCAGCCGGCTGGACGGGGTTACGAGCAGGGCGGCTACGCCGAACCCGCCGGGCGCGACTACGACTACGGTCAGCCCGCCGGCGGCGGTTACGGCGGATACGCCCAGCCGCCCGCCCAGGGCGAATACCCGTCCGCCGGGCACGCGGTCACCCTGCAGCTCGACGACGGCAGCGGACGTACCTACCAGCTGCGCGAAGGGGCCAACGTCATCGGCCGCGGCCAGGACGCCCAGTTCCGGCTGCCCGATACCGGTGTCTCACGCCGGCATCTGGAGATCCGGTGGGATGGCCAGGTCGCGCTGCTGTCCGACCTCAACTCCACCAACGGGACCACGGTGAACAACGCCCCGGTACAGGAGTGGCAGCTGGCCGACGGCGACGTCATCCGGCTGGGCCACTCCGAGATCATCGTCCGCGTTCACTGA
- a CDS encoding PP2C family protein-serine/threonine phosphatase, giving the protein MTLVLRYAARSDRGLVRANNEDSVYAGARLLALADGMGGHAAGEVASQLVIAALAHLDDDEPGGDLLSKLDSAVRDGNSAIAAHVELEPELEGMGTTLTAILFAGNRLGLVHIGDSRGYLLRDGELSQITKDDTFVQTLVDEGRITAEEAHSHPQRSLIMRALTGHEVEPTLIMREAKEGDRYLLCSDGLSDPVSQETILEALQIDDVAESADRLIELALRGGGPDNVTVVVADVVDHDYGGQTQPILAGAVSGADDHVAPPNTAAGRASAFNPRPAPAKRVIAEPEPPPKPRSRRRMIIATAVILLVILAGLAVGRQIIRSNYYVSAENGTVAIMRGIQGSILGYSLQEPYLLGCLNDRNELSQISYGQPTDSLGCQLMRLQDLRPSERAQVSAGLPAGTLDDAIGQLRELAHSSVLPPCAPPPTSTPIPAPPATPTPAPSASPAPGPASVPTTAPTTAAAPTSASAPTSASTPAPSPSMPLPPAASSSPTVSPTESGVAPTTSAAPTPAPSPAPTVTQLPAAPQKPGTDCRAAA; this is encoded by the coding sequence GTGACCCTTGTCCTTCGCTATGCCGCCCGCAGCGACCGGGGTCTGGTCCGCGCCAACAATGAGGACTCCGTCTACGCGGGCGCGCGCCTGCTGGCCCTCGCCGACGGTATGGGCGGACACGCAGCCGGCGAGGTGGCCTCCCAGCTGGTGATCGCCGCGCTGGCACACCTCGATGACGACGAGCCCGGCGGCGACCTGCTGAGCAAACTCGACTCCGCGGTGCGCGATGGCAACTCCGCGATAGCCGCCCACGTCGAGCTGGAGCCCGAGCTCGAGGGCATGGGGACAACGCTGACCGCAATCCTGTTCGCCGGCAACAGACTTGGCCTTGTCCACATCGGTGACTCGCGCGGCTATCTGCTGCGTGACGGCGAACTGAGCCAGATCACCAAGGACGACACCTTCGTGCAGACCCTCGTCGACGAGGGGCGCATCACCGCCGAAGAAGCCCACAGCCATCCGCAGCGCTCGCTGATCATGCGCGCGCTCACCGGTCACGAGGTCGAGCCGACCCTGATCATGCGAGAAGCCAAGGAAGGCGACCGCTATCTGCTGTGCTCCGACGGGCTGTCCGACCCGGTCAGCCAGGAGACCATCCTGGAAGCTCTGCAGATCGACGACGTCGCCGAGAGCGCCGACCGCCTGATCGAACTGGCGCTGCGCGGTGGCGGACCGGACAACGTCACGGTGGTGGTGGCCGATGTCGTCGACCATGACTACGGCGGCCAGACCCAGCCGATCCTGGCAGGTGCGGTCTCCGGGGCCGACGATCACGTCGCCCCGCCCAACACCGCGGCCGGGCGCGCCTCGGCATTCAACCCCCGGCCTGCGCCTGCCAAGCGGGTGATCGCCGAGCCTGAACCACCACCGAAGCCTCGCTCGCGACGGCGGATGATCATCGCCACCGCCGTGATCCTGTTGGTGATCCTCGCCGGCCTCGCGGTCGGCAGGCAGATCATCCGCAGCAATTACTACGTCAGCGCCGAAAACGGCACCGTCGCGATCATGCGCGGGATCCAAGGCTCGATCCTGGGATATTCACTGCAGGAGCCGTACCTGTTGGGCTGCCTCAACGACCGCAACGAGCTGTCGCAGATCAGCTATGGCCAGCCGACCGATTCGCTGGGCTGCCAGTTGATGCGATTGCAGGATCTTCGGCCGTCGGAGCGCGCGCAGGTCTCGGCCGGGCTTCCCGCCGGGACACTCGACGACGCGATCGGCCAGCTGCGGGAATTGGCGCACAGTTCGGTGCTGCCCCCGTGCGCGCCTCCGCCGACCAGCACCCCGATCCCGGCTCCGCCTGCCACCCCGACTCCGGCTCCGAGCGCATCTCCCGCGCCGGGGCCGGCATCCGTTCCCACGACCGCACCGACCACTGCGGCGGCGCCTACCTCTGCGTCGGCGCCGACCTCTGCGTCGACCCCCGCTCCGTCGCCGAGCATGCCACTGCCGCCGGCGGCATCATCGAGCCCTACCGTGTCTCCCACTGAAAGCGGCGTCGCCCCAACGACTTCGGCTGCTCCGACACCTGCGCCGAGCCCCGCTCCGACGGTGACCCAACTACCTGCCGCGCCGCAGAAGCCGGGCACCGACTGCCGGGCGGCGGCATGA